The Thermoproteota archaeon sequence CGATCACTTCTTCTGGGACCTTCATATCTCCTGCCAGACTTTCCAGCAGGAGCCTTAGATCGTGTGTGAAGGGATACGTACCCGCTAGTTCGAAAAGGACGCCCTTGAGGTAGAGCTCTACTGCCTGATGGGCGGATAAGCACGTTAGCCAGAACCTGCCTTTTTCAAAAGACTCCTTAGCGGTCTCTAGCAGGTCCATTGCCTTCCTCCTGAGATCCATCCCACGTCAATGTACCTGACTAGATAAATAAGTGATAGTCGCATGTCGTACTGACATTCTCCAGCACTGCCTCGGCTGTTAACCATATCAACCGACACGAGGAGTCCTCGTGAACCGTATAAGGTAACAGCCTAGACCCTCCTTTAACCGTGGACTTCATAGGTATATGGGTGGATTGGGACGATTACACTCTAGGCGACGGGAATCGTCTCGAAAAAGAGGTCCGCGCGCATTGATGCTGTTGACTTGACATTTCAGAAGACCATCAGAGATAAACTATTCCCTAAGTGGGGTTAACAGGAAAGCTTGACGCCAGCCCAGTGACCTGCGATGGGAAGCTGGCTCGAATAATTCACGGAAATTTCAGTGAAGGCCAGCGATCTGTTCAAAGGAGGTGAGAAGCCTCCTGAAATATCCTTCGAATTCGAACTGATCATCATTCGATCAAAGCAGGCTCTCCCCGGTAGCCTTGTCGAACAGGTACACCTTCTCAGGGGGTATTTTGAACTTCACCCTCTGGCCCATCCTCAGGTCTGATTCGGCACCCGTGACCGCCTTTATGTGCAGCCCATCTAAAGAGATGGTCACCAGCAGCTCCCTGCCCAGAGGCTCTATTACATATACTTCCCCCTCTAGCTCTCCGTCCTCAGTAATCTCCACATCCTCGGGCCTGATGCCAAGCACAACCTCTGAGGGTGCATCATCAAGGCTCAAATCTCCTAGCTCGATCACCCTTCCATCGAACTCGAACTTGAGGGGCTTGCCGCCGGTGACGGTGCCCTCTATGAAGTTGGTCGGGGTGGTCCCTATGAAGCCAGCCACGAATATGTTCGCTGGCTTTCTGTAAAGCTCCTCTGGCGGACCGTACTGCTGAAGCCTGCCGTTGTTCAATACCGCTATCCTATCAGCCATGGTCATCGCTTCCAGCTGATCGTGGGTCACGTATATGGTGGTTATACCTAGGTCCTTCTGGAGCCTCTTCAACTCTCCCCTCATCTCCACCCTGAGCTTCGCATCCAGGTTACTCAGAGGTTCGTCCATCAGGAACAGGTCTGGCTCCTTAACCAAAGCCCTGGCCAAGGCTACCCTCTGCTGCTGCCCTCCGGAAAGCTGGCCGGGCTTCCTGTCCAACAGGTCCTCTATGTGCAGCAGTTCGGCAACCCTTCTGACCTTCCTCTCTATCTCCTCCTTCGGCACCTTCTTCAGCTTGAGGGGGAAGGCTATG is a genomic window containing:
- a CDS encoding HEPN domain-containing protein, which produces MDLRRKAMDLLETAKESFEKGRFWLTCLSAHQAVELYLKGVLFELAGTYPFTHDLRLLLESLAGDMKVPEEVIDAADYLNPHYTASRYSLSMEYRKSSAERCLEYAEGIVKWVRENIERQP
- a CDS encoding ABC transporter ATP-binding protein, whose protein sequence is MVSVRLVDLTKRFGRVVAVDHLNLEVAHGEFVALLGPSGCGKTTTLLMIAGIYRPTEGYIYFDDRVVNDLEPKDRNVGMVFQTYALYPHMKVFDNIAFPLKLKKVPKEEIERKVRRVAELLHIEDLLDRKPGQLSGGQQQRVALARALVKEPDLFLMDEPLSNLDAKLRVEMRGELKRLQKDLGITTIYVTHDQLEAMTMADRIAVLNNGRLQQYGPPEELYRKPANIFVAGFIGTTPTNFIEGTVTGGKPLKFEFDGRVIELGDLSLDDAPSEVVLGIRPEDVEITEDGELEGEVYVIEPLGRELLVTISLDGLHIKAVTGAESDLRMGQRVKFKIPPEKVYLFDKATGESLL